The DNA window TTACTCTTTTGTCCTTAACAAACACTACCAAAGTTTACTTGCACAATTCGATTTTGGGAAAAAACTTAACTCTCTAGTAGCATACGGTAAATCCATCACGTGCCATATTGTTCACGTCTCATCTAAAAATAAAAACGATGTGAATTTTGCGGATGACCTTACCATTCATCTTAAACTTTGTGGCATTCAGGTAATTGTTCACGACGGGTATGAGAAGTCTGTTGCACCAGAATCAAATGAGCATGTTATTTACCTGATATCAAAAGTGGAAGAGCAGCACTTTAAGAAAAAGCAAAAAGATTTTTTTGAGTCTCAGAAAAGTAAGTTTTTAAAAAATGAAAACCTTTTCACATTACTATTAATCGATCAGATTTCTGAACAACTTCCCTGCGAATTTAATAAATGCATCTTGCGAAAAACAATGTTGAATTTCCAAGAGTTGTTTTCCGCTGTATTGAAAAGAATTTTCTGGGATAAAAATTTTGACAAAACTCTCCTAGAATTTCAAAAAAAATCGATCCTTGAATCTGACCACCAGCAATGGCCACAAAACCTTTTAGCAACACAAAAAGAAACTTTGGGTTTCGACTGGAAAAATATTCTGAGAACAAAAAAGTACCCCATAGGCTTTGCTGCGATTTTTGGTGTTGTCATCACCTTCACTATTATTGATAAATTACCGAAAAGTAAGAAAGCTCCAATAGTTCAAGGGGCGAAAGCTGATTTGCTGGTTCCGGTTGAATCAGTTCTTTTAAATCGTTCGGACTTGTTGTTGCAAATAGATAATAAGTTACAAGGAAAAGAAGGCATTCAGGCAGTGGCCTTAGTCAGCATTGGTGGGGCTGGAAAAACAACCCTTGCTAGGCTTTATGCCAAACAAAAAAAAGCATATTTAGTTTGGGAAATTAATGCAGAAACAAAAGAGGGACTTGTCAGTTCTTTCGAACTACTTGCCCAAACCCTTTGTAAAACTCAAGAAGATCAAGTGGCTTTAGAAGAAAATCAAAAGATCAAAAATCCTGCCATAAGAGATGAGAGGATTCTTTTGTTTGTGAAAGATAAATTGAAGGCCCTTAATAATTGGCTTTTGATTTACGATAACGTGGAGAAATTTGCAAATATACAAAAATGGTTTCCTTGTGATCCAACCAGTTGGGGCAATGGAAGGGTTATTGTCACAACAAGAGATAGCAATTTACAAAACAATGTGCATATTAATGGAGCCATCCAGGTAGGAGAATTAACACCAGCAGAGAAATTGCACCTTTTCATGAAAATCATGAAAGATGTCAGCCCTTCCAAGGCAAGTGAAGAGCAAAAGAATGCCGCGGATAAATTCTTGGCGCATATCCCCCCCTTTCCGCTGGATGTGTCTGTGACTGCCTATTATTTAAAAACAACTAACTTGTCTTATGACAAGTATCTGGATTGTTTGAAAGGGCGTAATAAAGATTTCACAAGCACCCAAGAGGCTATTTTAAAAGAAGTGAGCGATTATACAAAAACACGCCACGAGATTATTACATTATCCTTAAAAAAACTTATTGAAACACATAAAGATTTTGCTGACTTATTGCTGCTCATTAGTTTGCTGGATTCACAAAACATTCCAAGGGATTTATTAGAAAGTTTTAAAAGCACAGCTGTCATCGACAATTTTATTCACCATTTGAAAAAGCATTCTTTGATCGCTAATCAACCTGATATCTTTTCTTCTGTTTCAACGTTATCAATCCATCGAAGCACTCAAGAAAGTATTTTGGACTATTTTTTAAGCGATTTGAATTTAGAAAACAATCCCCAATTGATGCTAAGAATTGCCAACACTATCGCTCAATACGCTGCTGAAGCGATGGAAAAAGACGATATCCCAAGGGTTAGGCTTTTGGCAAACCATTGCGAAAAATTTTTAAGCCACGATTCTTTGTTAACAGGCGCAAGCTCTGGGGTCGTTCAAGGGAAATTAGGTGTTATTTATTCGTATCTTAGCAATTGCTTGAAAGCTCAGGAATTTCTCTCAAAGAGTTATGATAACTTAAATAAATATTACCCCAATAACTATGAGGGTATCGCCGAAGTTCTTGTCCGCCTGGGTGAAGCCCATACGGATATAGGCGACCATGAAAAGCCAGAATCATTCCTTGAACAAAGCCTGCTGATTTACAAAAAATACTGTCCTGACAAACCCTCGAAAATTGCTTCAACCTTAGTGTCTTTGGGGCGTGTTTACAGACTGATCGGCTGTTATGAAAAAGCCAGAGATCGTCTAGAGGAAGCTTTGTCCATCTATAGAGAACATTTTTCTGAAGATTACCCAAGCGTCGTTTGGGCATTAGCACAGCTGGGGGATACCTATAGAAATTTGAATGATTACCAAAAAGCTGAAAATTTATTTGAAGAAGCGATGATCATTTGCAAACAGAAAATTCCAAAAAATTATTTTAAGTTTTGTGCCGTATCCTTACATTTGGGTAAACTTTACAGGGATATAGGACGTTATGAAAAAGCCATAGAACTGTTTGAGAAATCCCTGGAGATTTGCGAGAAATACCTTCCAACAGACAGCAGCACTCTTGCATCCCATGTTGGTAACCTGGGTATTCTCTATCGCGAAATGGGACAATATGAAAAAGCGAAAGAGTTTCTTGAAAGAGCCTTGTTGATCTATAAAAATTGCCTTCTTGAAAACAATCAGTCTAACGCCTGGCTTTTGGGCCATTTAGGGAATATTCATGGCAAGATGGGGGACCTTGATAAATCGAAGGAGTGTTTCGAAAAAGCATTGTTCATCTGCCAGAAGTGTTTACCTGTGCATAACCCTAACTTGGGGTGGCTTCTCGGGCACCTGGGAAATACTTACAGGAAATTAGGCGATCATCAAAAGGCAATAGATCTGCTTGAACGAAGCCTGGTAGCCTATGAAAAATGTCTTCCCAAAGACCATGTTTATGTTGGTACAAGTTTTATCCGCTTAGCCAATGTATATTGGGACTTGGGGGTTTACGAAAAAACGCAACATTTTCTTGAAGAGACTCTTTCCATTTTTGAGAAACGCTATGGTCAATATCATCTTAGAACAGGACACGCCTTAAAATGCTTGGGTCGAGTGCATCTGATGCAGGGAAACCTAGAAAAGGCTGAAAATTATCTTGGAAAAGCTTGGGCGATTTTTCAGTCGTATAAATATGTGGAGAGATACTCTGTTCTGGAAGACCAAGCCGATCTTTTCCTTAAAAAAAGTGAAAGTACGGATAAAAAAAATGAAAAGGAAGAATTCAATGAACGGGCAGTTAGTTTATTAAAGCAAGCCTTGGAAATTTTAAATACCCTTACTGTAAAGAATTCAACAGATCATTTACGAAGAATCAAATCTAAGTTGAGTAGAATCCCTTATGAACATAAAATAGGGTAGAATGAGCAAGTTGGTATCAACATATCCTCTCGCTCAAGCTCTTATCTTTGCGCTAATGTACCAAAATCAATCAAAACAGCACGCTTGTAATCGTTGGTAATCAGTATATTTTCTTGATCATTTTCTCGTTCTGTGTCGACTCCACACTCAGCCATATACCTTGTAGCGTCCTTAATTTGTTGATTCAGCTGATCTGTCAGGTTCTTGCCAGACTTAAGATACTGTCCTAAGATTTCCCCATCTATGTATTCCATAATAAGCCATTCATATCCCCACTTTTTCCCAACACCATAATATTTGGGGAAATTGAGATGGCCTTTTCCGTCGGCACCTTGTAATTTTTCGTACATGTCGGCCTCTCTGTCTGATGGGGTTGAGAGGATCTTAATGAGTCTTTTCTCCTCAGTCCCAGCTTCCTTTGCTAAAAAGACCCAACCGTAAGACCCTTGTCGGGGAAGAAGTTTTTCAATAACGTAATTCTTACCATTTAGATTGTAAGGTTCAGATTTATTTTTAAGAACCCATTCAGCCACTTTAAATTTATATGCTTGGGGGACTGCGTCAGAATCAAAAGGAACAGCTATGTCGAATCTATCCTGAACACCAGGAGTCTTTAAAACATCCTCGATTGTTTTGCCAGCATTTATTTCATCTTGTTGAAGCCTCAAAATAAAAGATCTATAACTCCTATTTCCATCTTCATCCTCGTAGGCCTCACATACCAAAGGAAAATCTTTGTAATCAGTACTTTCTTTGAAAGTCTTTCTAAGTTTATTGATAGCGTTTTGAATCGCTTCGTTTTTGACCTTATGCGGTTGTTCTTCTTTAATTCCTGGATTTTCTGGAACCTCCACCAAGGCTTCATGTTTACTTAAAACTTGAACCTTTAACTTTGAAGAAGTAGCAGGTGGTTCCAAATGACCAGCATCTGAAGCTATCACCTGCGACGACAAAAAAATGAGGACGATCATAAAATATTTGAACAACTTTAAAACTCCTTTAGTGAAATGATGTAAGGCTATATTATAGGATTTAGGGCCCATAAAAAATACAGAAACTCTTTGAAAGAGATAAATGACGTTTGATCAATCTTTACCGGGGCAACCCACACCAAAATCAGTTGCCATAACAGAAAATATCGAAACGGTTGTCATTCACATTGGCCTTCGCCACAGGCCATCCATGGGTCAACCTGATCGCACCCAAGAGGCAGCTTTGGAAGAAGCTGTTGGTCTGGCCGAGGCGATTAATCTAAAAGTTGTTTATAGGCAAAGTTTTGCCCTTAATAAAATCTCACCAGCGACGTTATTGGGCAAAGGGAATGTTGAGAATATTCAACAAATTATACAGGCCTTGGCCGTCAAATTGGTCGTTATGGATGGGACGTTGTCACCCGTTCAACAACGCAACCTGGAGCAGGCATGGAAATGCAAAGTTATTGATCGAACGGGGTTAATTTTAGAAATTTTTGGCGCCCGTGCGCGCACTTCAGAAGGGGGATTGCAGGTAGAATTAGCAGCCCTGAAGCACCAACGAAGCCGCCTGGTTCGGTCATGGACACACCTGGAACGCCAGCGGGGTGGGTTCGGTTTTATAGGGGGCCCTGGAGAGACTCAACTTGAACTTGATCGGCGTATGATTGATCAACGAATCATGAAATTGGAAAAAGAACTTATTAATGTCACCAAGATGCGTGGGTTGCATCGAAAGGCACGTCAGCGTCAATCAATACCTGTGATTGCTTTGGTGGGGTATACAAACGCCGGAAAATCCACCCTTTTTAATCGGTTGACCCAATCGAATGTCTTTGCCGAAAATCTGTTATTTGCCACCCTTGACCCAACCATGCGGCGGTGCGAAATTATTAATCCTGCAACAAAGGGCAAACAGGAGGTTATTTTTTCCGACACGGTGGGGTTCATCTCTAATCTGCCGACCCAACTTATTGCGGCTTTTCGAGCCACGTTGGAGGAGGTTTGTACAGCTGATCTTATTCTTCATGTAAGGGATGCAGCTCATCCAGACGCGAAAGCTCAGGCCCAAGATGTGGAAAAAATTCTGCATGAGCTGAATATTGTTGATCGGCAACCCGATGACGCCCCTTTGATAGTTGACGTTTACAACAAGATAGATTTGTTATCAGCAGAAGAGCGTTTTGTTCTGTTGAATCAGGTTAGTCGACGCCCCAATGCAGTGGCTATCTCAGCGCAAAACGGCGAGGGTATTGAAACCCTTCTTCAATGGATTTATAACCGTTTTCAAAACAAAGGGGCATTTGTGCAAACCCTTGTTTTAAAAAATGACGAAGGGGCGGCCCTGGCGTGGTGCTATCAACAAGGTTTGGTGTTAGAGCGTTATGATGATGAAACAACTGGCCAAATCGACTTGAAACTTTTTTTAACAGCCTCGCAATTAGATTATTTGCGGAAGATTATTTTTTAAATATAAATTCATTCCTCTTAAGAAATTAACGAATAATTAATCATTATCCATTATGGTTTGTGTAATAACTAAATGGATGGGTGTAATATGATTATATTATTCGTTAAATTATTGGTTATAGGGACGGTGGTTATTACAAGTCAGGTACTGGCCTCGGTCACAATCAACGAGGATTTTGAGGAGCCCTTGAGAGTTCTTGCTACGCGTCTGACAGAATCCAAGGTGAAGACGGCCAACCGCATCGTTAACAGACTTCCAAAAAGCGAACGTCGCCATTTCATTGAACAAGTTTTAAAACTAAACCAAAGAAGCCCGGAAGGTTCTGTGGGATTAGAAACTCTGGATATTCTTTGCAAAACCCAGTTCCATGAAAGAGAAGATGCCGTGAATCAGTATTTACGGTTGATGGATGCAGACTCAACGGCCAGCAAACCTTTGGCGAAATCTTTCCAAATTATTACCAAACTACAAACTGATCATCGATCCCTTTTTGTGGATAAAGTTCTTCAGTTGACCAGACCAACAATGACGCTGGTGCAACAATTTACCATTATGTCTGTTTTGCATAATGTTCTGTCCCCTGAACGGGATGAATTCATTGCGCAAACGTTGCGCCTTGTGACACCTGACGATACAAATTATGTAGAAGTTTTGAATATTATTCAGGCTCTTGCCCGTCTTGATTCCCTTGTTCGCGCACCGTTTGTTGATTCAATTTTGAACAGCGGTACCACGGACGCAAACCAAAGATTAGATCTTATACGCACTTCAATCGAAAGTTGGATAGATACCATGCGGGGGTTCAGGGAGGTTTTGGATGAAATGCAGGGGGAATATGGTAATCAGAATATTTTTGGCCTACGTAATCAGACCGTTCATGATAAAGCCTACGAATCGTCGATTGATGAAGCTGTTGTAAAGTTGTCGGCCCGCTATTCTCGTTTTGCACAAGATTTGGAAACGCTGCTATGCGCGCATTTAGAGAAGATTGAGGACCTGGAGTCCAAAAAACTACTTTCAGAAACAGAGGCGCAGGTTGTTCGTTACTTTTTCAGTTCTGGAATTGAAAGACTCTCAGCGGATCGGCATGGCAAGGTTACACAATACTTGAACCTTTCTTGGCACGCCTTAGGTGATAAAGCCGTTTCTAAAAGCTTTGGCCTTGAAGCAGCTTTTAACGATAAAGATGTTGATGACCGCATCGCAGGTTGGTTAAGGGCTGGCCCCATGGATGCTCAGCTAGCCTATCTATTAGATAATTTGGGTGGTCGATTTAAAACCAAATGCATATTACTAGAAGCAGTTTCCAAAGAGGATGCGCTGATGACCGCTGGTGAGTCCTGCATTGGGGGAAGCTATAATCGCCTGATCGATGGGCTTAATTGTATTGACCCGGATGTTGTGCTGGCTGTGGGTGAAGGAAACAAAAAGAATATTGAGCTGATGGCAAGGACCCAATTCTTGCGCAATCAGGCTGTAAAGTTTCTTGCCCAAAGGTATGAAGAAGAGCCCGATTTGTTTAGCACCCTGGATGTGCTGAAACAAAAAACTTCCCAGTACCTGCTGGATTCTTTGAAAACCGAAGTTGGAACAACCTACCCTGATGTAACCATGGCCATGGTTGAACAAGAAATAGGATGCTACTTCGAAGGATATTTTGAAGAAGACCTTAATAAGGTAACACCTCTTCGATCGGTACAAGATTATGTGAATAATTGGGAGGAGGGGCTGTTAAGAGATTTGCAAACCTGGATTGAAGCCAATCCATCCTTATCCTTCGAGATGATCTTAAGCGGGGCCAAAGAACAAACAACGATCCTTTTAAACAGCAAGTTAGCTGCCCTTAAAGGTTCCATTCCAGAACGGTCTAAAAGGGACCTTATCGACCATTCAATCACCATAGCGAAAATGAAGGTTTCTCGGCATTATACTGGTGTGTTCCAAACCATTGCATCAGCTGTTCTTGATCAGGTGCCAACGGGCCCAACCAGTTCTTTTGCCATGAAGTATTTGGTCGATTTGGTTCTGAAAGAATTGAGGAAGTCCCAGGCTGACCCAGAACAGTATCGCACGGCAATTGCCAGCGCTATCCGAGGTGATGAGAAATTGAACGCCGCTGTTAATGCAAAAGTGGTTTAGATTTTTATGAAACTGTCCTTTAAAAAGGCAGTTTCATTCCGCCTGGAAGATTAAGGCCACCCGTCAGTTTTGACATTTCCTCTTGGGTTTGTGCCTCGGCCTTGGTTTTTGCATCGTGGCAAGCCGCAACAATCAAATCTTCCAAAATTTCCACCTCTTTGGGGTCAATCAATGCAGGGTCAATTTTAATCCGTTTCAGATCACCCTTACCATTCACGGTCACCTGAATCATACCACCGCCAGCATTGCCGGAAACTTCGACCTCTTCCATGCGTTTTTGCATTTCGCCCATTTGGGCCTGCAACTGTTGGGCTTGCTTTAACATTTGATTTAAATTTTTCATAAATTTACTCGCTTAATAAGTTTAGTTTATAATTTCAAGGGTTGACCCGGGAAAGGCGTTTTGAATCGCCTGAATATTGAGGTGCGATAAAACCTCTTCGTAAGCTTGACGCTGGAGGGCCTTTTTTTGATCCTCCAAACTTCCTTGACCTGGTTGTTTAGCCAAATGAATAATCCACGTATGCTGCGTTACCGTTTGTAAAACTTGTTTCAAAGTCGCCAGAAAAGTCGCTGGCACGGTGGGTTTCACATAAAGCGTCATCTCGCCCGGTTGATACTGTATACAATCGACGTCATGGAGAAGTTGTGTGTAGAGCATAGGTTCCCGCGCGTTGGATACAAGCTTGGCCAAGTCTGTGAAGGAGGTTGGCAAGCTGACTGCGGGTTTGTTGATTGCATGTTGCGTCTGAGCAACAACGGGAGCTTGCCCCACAAGGTGATGCAAGGCCTGGGAAGTGACCGGCAGCGTCGAATCCCTGGACCTACCTCCCTTTAAAGATTGAATCAAATTCTCCAAAGGTGGCAAATCACTTAGGTAACAGGCCCGAAGCAACGCCAATTCCAAAGCCTGGGATGGAACGGGTGCGATCTTAACTTCCTGTAAAGCATTCAACAGGGCCTGCCATAATGATAAGAGCGTAGAAACGGCCAACGGTGCAGTCAACTGCGACCCGGCCTCTCGGTCAGCCTGCGACCAAAAACTCTCTTTTTGAAACTGGGGCACGGTCTTCAAACAAATCAAACCATACAGAATATCCAAAATATCTTGCAGCAATAATTGGGCATCGGCCCCATCATGCAACAAATCGGCTGTGTGCTGTAACGTGACATCCGGCTGCCCCTCTAAGACTGCCCCCAACAATTTAAATAAACGCTGGCGGTCAGCAAGGCCCAACATGTTATAGACTGTTTGAGCCGATATGCGATCAGATCGATTGTCTGTAAAACTTAAGGCAATCGCCTGGTCCAATAATGACAGCCCATCGCGCATGGACCCATCGGCGGCTCGCGCAAGCGAGAAAGCCGCTTCCTCCTCCAAAACAAACCCCTCTAGACCAGCGATTTTCTTCAAATAATCAACCAACAATTTGGGTTCAATTCGCTTTAAGTCAAACCGCATGCACCGGGACAAAATTGTATCGGGAATTTTTCGAATTTCTGTGGTGGCGAAAATAAACTTAACGTGAGGCGGGGGCTCCTCCAGAGTTTTCAAGAGTGCGTTGAAGGCACTTTTCGACAACATGTGAACTTCATCAATGATAAATATTTTGTACTGGCCCGTTACCGCCTTGTAACGGCTTGAATCGATAATTTCGCGCACATCATCAACGCCGGTACGACTGGCTGCGTCAATTTCTATGACGTCCAAATGACGGTCATCGGTCAAGCTTTTGCATGATGCACATTGTCCACAGGCATCAATTGATTTACCCGTTTCGGTGTGATTGTTCAGGCAATTCAGAACCCGGGCCATAATGCGGGCTGTGGTTGTTTTGCCAACCCCACGGATGCCATGCAACAAAAACGCATGTGGCAATCGGTTGTGATGGATGGCTTGGCCCAGGGTTTGAACAAGCAGATCCTGGCCTACCAAGTCACCTAAGACTGTGGGGCGATACTTTCGGGCAAGAACACGGTAACCAGCAATCATGAAAAAATAGTATACAGTTAAAAGTGAGTGGAAGACTGAATCACAACCCAAGGGGGAATTGCTGCGGCTGCTTTCTTCCGAACCTGACCGGGTTCACAACGCCCTTGTCTATGACCAATCTTCCAAAGGCACTATACCACTTTCTAATGGTTTTGCGAGTTTTTCTGTTTGTTGTGCAAAAAAACATTGGCTGCCGATATACCCAATTCGAATGATTTTGCGGGATTTTTATGAAAGAGGTTTTTTCCAGAAACAAGGCGAGAAAGCCTGGAATAGCCATTCTATTTAAGTCTTTTGGGCCGCCGTTTATGGGGAAAAGATCAAACAGAAAAACCGGCAAAATCGTTTGAAAGGGGTACAGTATTTACTTGATAAAAAAGATAGCCTGGAAACACCGGCTATGATACGAATTTTGAATCAGTATTTGTGCAATTCGTTACTTGTTTTATTTATGAAAATCTGGCTTGTTGATGCCTTTACGGCAATAGCTTTTCAAGGGAACCCAGCTGGAATTTGTCTTGTCGACCATTTTCCAAAAACCCAATTGATGCAAGCCATTGCGGCCGAGATGAATTGGTCTCAGACTGCTTTTGTGACGCAAAAGGCGGATGATCATTTTCATATTCGTTGGTTTTCCCCCCGGGACGAGGCTCCCCTTTGCGGCCATGCCACTTTGGCGGCGGCCCATACTTTATGGAAAGAAGGACGAACGGATTCACAAACTTTAACTTTTGATTCTTTGGGTGGGATTTTAAAGGCAGAAAAGAAATCTGATGGGTGGATTTATTTGGATTTTCCCCTTCGCCCAGTGACGCCTTGCTCCTTGCCTGATATGCTTCAAGAAGCTTTGCAGGGAATAACCATTCAATCTGTTCATAGGGACGAGACGGTTTATTTGGTGGTGTTGCGCGAGGCGAAGGACGTTATAAGGTTAAAACCTAATTTATCGATAATAGAACAAATAGACTGTCGAGCTGTGATTGTGACGGCCTTGGGGAACGCGCCTTATGATTTCGTGTCCCGCTATTTTGCACCAAGAGTTGGCATTCCAGAGGATCCCGTTTGCGGATCGGCCCATTGTCGGTTGATTCCTTTTTGGTCGGAAATCTTGAACAAAAATACGTTGCTTGCACATCAGGCTTCCCCGCGTAGTGGGGTGTTAAAGGTTTCTTTGGTGGGCGATCGGGTCCTTATTGGCGGGCAGGCTGTTACGGTTTCTGAAGGATTCCTCAGGATATAAAAGGATTTTTATGCAACGGTTACGATCTCTTTGTTTTGATGCCGCACTTTATGGTTGCAGCATTATTTATTTGTCACTTTGTCTGCCCTTTCTTTTCATAAATCCAAGGCGTTTTGGGGTGAAAATTTTAAAGGGGCAAATGGAATTACTTCTTTTCCTTGTAAAGAATATTGTTGGATTAACCCATCAAGTGAAAGGGGCGGAACATTTGCAGGCAGCCTTAAAACTGGGGCCTTGTCTTGTGGCCTGTAAACATCAATCAGCTTGGGAGACCATAGCGTTGGGGACTTTTTTTGATTCCTTTACAATTGTTTTGAAAAGTGAACTGAGGAAGGTTCCGTTATTTGGTTTATACCTTAAGAAATCAAATATGATTTTTATTGACCGCCAAGCGGGACGGCAAAGTATTAAGACTTTGTTGACTCAAGCTCGACAGGCTGTTCAACAGAATCAGTCAATTCTAATTTTCCCAGAGGGGACTCGAACTTCTCCAGGTGTACCTGGTACCTATCAACCGGGTGTCGGCCTTCTTTATTCCGATTTAAATATTCCTGTTTTACCCGTTGCCTTGAATTCAGGATTGTTGTGGGGACGTCGGTCTTGGATTAAAAGATCGGGGCAAGTGACCATCGAATTCTTGCCCCCTATCCTCCCTGGGTTAAAGAGGGAGGAATTTATGGCACGCCTGAAAAATGATATAGAATCGGCATGTGAGAAATTGATTTAAAGGAAGGGGTCCTCTTTTCGTTATTGCCAGTTATGACTTGACATCGTGGATCCAAGCGTCAGGTTATCTCCACCCAACCATTGTGGATTTTTATCTGTCTTACCGTATTGTTTAATAAATTTATAGCTTGATTGAGAAAGGTCTCCTGAAATAGGAACGGATATTGTCCATGTTGGGTAAGAACTGGGTGACATCAAAAGCGCGTTGGCAGGATTCCAGCTTCCCAATTCTGGCGTAGAACCAACCAGGTAGAGGTTTTGTCCCAAAGCGGTTTCAGCATTTTGTACCGTAAAGCTAACAGTGGTGATTTTTTTAAGGACGAGCTTATAGGGTGCTGATGTACCAGTATGACTCAGCTGGAGGCCAGTTCCCAATTTTCCGTTGAATGTTGTTAAGACTTGGGGGCTTGTGGTGCGTGTGGTGCCAACAATTAGGTCATAATAACTTGCCACGGTATAACCAGCAGGCGGAAAGGAGCTGAGTGGTGTTAGTGGGTCAAAATTCATGGCGGAGTCAAGGGTAAGCCCCCCATTTACGGTCAAAAAGCTGGAAGGGTTTGTCGCAGACAAATCCCACGTGCTGTTGGGGTTAAAAGTCAATCTAGCCGCGTTAATGGTGCCATATCCTCCGAAAGTAGCGCCGGTTTCAACCGAAAAGAGGGCCTTTGAGCCTGCATTCCCCCATGTGGGATTGGGATAACG is part of the Candidatus Finniella inopinata genome and encodes:
- a CDS encoding lysophospholipid acyltransferase family protein translates to MELLLFLVKNIVGLTHQVKGAEHLQAALKLGPCLVACKHQSAWETIALGTFFDSFTIVLKSELRKVPLFGLYLKKSNMIFIDRQAGRQSIKTLLTQARQAVQQNQSILIFPEGTRTSPGVPGTYQPGVGLLYSDLNIPVLPVALNSGLLWGRRSWIKRSGQVTIEFLPPILPGLKREEFMARLKNDIESACEKLI
- a CDS encoding CBM20 domain-containing protein → MYANTLTLSNPATFRNNKATGIGSTGGAIYSNRAVTLTNTQFTGNSASLGGAVFIQDPKVAFTYTVSDANPVILNPAKLPAQKGDNDLACADASVQFIKNGSGTLVVNTNNTGWKGSTTIYAGTFFVGQGTSTAGTRYPNPTWGNAGSKALFSVETGATFGGYGTINAARLTFNPNSTWDLSATNPSSFLTVNGGLTLDSAMNFDPLTPLSSFPPAGYTVASYYDLIVGTTRTTSPQVLTTFNGKLGTGLQLSHTGTSAPYKLVLKKITTVSFTVQNAETALGQNLYLVGSTPELGSWNPANALLMSPSSYPTWTISVPISGDLSQSSYKFIKQYGKTDKNPQWLGGDNLTLGSTMSSHNWQ